A window of Fusarium musae strain F31 chromosome 1, whole genome shotgun sequence genomic DNA:
TCTTTGCGATACCGCTATTGAGATTAGCACACCTGCGATAAAGGAGTCCTCAACCCAACAAAGTGGCGATTTTAGAACACAATCCCCGCAATCTGAGTCACGAATATCACAGGTTCTGCAATGGCAATCGCCAAGCACCAATACTCTGGAGCAGGAACAAGGATTGGCTCTGTTGTGCGCTGACACGGAGAAGGTTGCTAGGAACAAGGTCGACGCTGTTTTTCGTCACAGGAAAATTATCGAGTATGCTGAACGTATTCGTATCGAACTTGCTTGCCTTGTCCAAGACTGTATCGACGAGGCCCTGAGGAAGGCGGCTCGCATAGCCAACGGCGAATTGACCGACTcgacagaagaagaacggcTCAACTCAGAGTACGAACAATGTGACACATGTGATGAAGGTACTGGAGACGACGATATACCTCCAGAACCCCTTGTCTCTGAACCTCAGCATCTTCTGCAGCGAGGCAGCGAAAGCTTCACGGAGCCCTTGAGCAACCCATCTGTGCTAGCCACTGCCCTTCGCCAGATGAATCTTTCTGAAAATAAAGACCGATCAAGACCAACGTCGTTTGTGGCCTCTACGAGATCAAGCAGCCCTAAAGAGTGTCCTACGCCTAGATCTCACTTTGGCGGGCAGAGTAGCCTTGGGGTTCAGGCACGAGATACTCGCAGAGACTCGGTCTACTTAGAAGGTGACTTTCTTGATAGCGAGGGCAGTTTTCGATCGTCATCAGTGGCATCTCGCAATGCACCAAGGACCGAGTCCCCCATATCTGAATTTGGAGACCTCCGTCGCGCCGCGAGCACGAGAAGGCGACATCGAAGGAGTCTGATTTTACCTGGTACTTCTTCCCCTCACCGGCAGGAATCACCCTCGAGACCAGGACAGCCGTCCTCGCCTTTACGCATTAAAGCAAGGGGATTTCCGATGTCCCAGGAAGGTGTCGTCTCTCCAGAGGCGTCACCCATGCTTCCGGGCAGTGACTTTAGTTCACCTGCCACGCACAGTCACAGACATCACCGGAGGCAATCTTCAGCAGCCATTTCTGATTTCGTCATGAAGCCTCCGCCATCGCCTCGCCTAGGTGCGAATCAAGCACCCCCACAGCCACGCCCAACCCAGCCATCCATCAAAGATTTTGAGATTATCAAACCTATCAGCAAAGGTGCCTTTGGCAGCGTGTATTtatcaaagaagaagtctACAGGAGAGTACTTTGCAATCAAAGTACTCAAGAAAGCCGATATGGTCGCCAAGAACCAAGTCGGCAACGTCAAAGCGGAACGAGCTATTATGATGTGGCAGGGGGAGAGCGACTTTGTTGCCAAGCTTTACTGGACTTTTTCGAGCAAGGACTATCTATACCTGGTGATGGAGTATTTGAATGGTGGGGATTGTGCTTCGCTAATCAAAGTTCTGGGTGGTCTCCCCGAAGAATGGGTGAAGAAGTATCTTGGTGAGGTTGTCCTTGGAGTTGAGCATCTTCACAGCCGAGGCATTATTCATCGTGATTTGAAGCCAGACAATCTCCTTATTGACCAGAAAGGCCACCTTAAGCTCACAGATTTTGGCTTGTCTCGCTTGGGATTGGTCGGCCGGCAAAAGCGAGCATTGAATAGTGAAAACTCTGATGGAACGCCAGACCTGCTCAAACAAGGACCCTTTGCACGATCTGCCTCTATTGCTTCGTCAAGATCAGCGTCACTTGATCTCCACGGACATACCCATTCCCCTGGTCAGACGCCTCAGATGACACCCGAAGTCGGAAGCTTGGCACAGCCTTCTTATTTCAGTCTTGGCCAAGAGACCCGTCGAGTATCAGGTACTCACCGAAGTGACAGTGGTGGTAGTGAGACACTTGCTCGTATGGTCACCAACTTTTCCTTGCATGACGCAGAGATAGCATCCCAATCGAACAGCGTCAGGTCACCCCTAGATGAGGAGGCAGTTGCGCAAGGCTCGCCCGATCTACCCATGAGTGTTGGCTCGAGAATGAGTATGGATAGCCACGTCAGGAACTCTCTACCACTATCCAATATGATGCCACCTCCAATGGCGCTTTTCAACCCTGAGGATACAAACAGACGCTTCGTGGGAACACCTGACTACCTCGCCCCTGAAACTATAAAAGGTGACAAACAAGATGAAACCAGCGATTGGTGGTCGGTCGGTTGTATTTTGTTTGAATTCCTTTATGGTATCCCACCGTTTCATGCTGGTGAGGCCGAAGAGGTTTTCGAGAATATACTAGCAAGGAAGATTCAGTGGCCTGACGAGAATGAATGTGAGCCCATTTCCGAAGAGGCAAAAGATTTGATCAATAAGCTCCTGTGCATGGAGCCTCACCAGCGTCTAGGCTCCAATCGCGATGACAAGTTCGCCTCTGGTGGTGAAGAGATTCGCCATCACCCTTGGTTCCAGGATGTCAATTGGGAAACGCTTTTGGAGGACGAAGCTCAATTTGTCCCACAGCCTGAGAATCCCGAGGACACAGAATATTTCGACGCCAGAGGGGCAGTGTTGCAGTCTTTTGcggaagagatggaagatcaGGCGTCTCCTCAGTCCTCCGCAGCTGGCTCTGAGTACGCTGAACGGCCCCATGATGCCCTTTCGCGGGTCCGGTCTCAGGTCAACTCTATAAACCGAAAGTTGATGCCGCTGCATATTCCCCCACATGTCCGAGATTTGAAGTCGAGGCGTTTGAGCGAGCCGGTGGCGATGGACGACTTCGGCTCATTCTCATTCAAGAACCTACCTGTATTGGAGAAGGCTAACAAGGACGTGATCCAGAAGTTGCGAGCAGAGGCGCTAGCCACGCAAAGTAAAGGAACATCCGTTAGCCCCGGGGCACCCAGCAATGTTATATCACCAGGACCGTCGCTGGAAGGCAGCCCTGTCCTATCAAACCCTGTCTCCAGAACCATCTCCAACGCCAAGGCAACAAATCGAGCACAATCGCCATCTGGATTTGGTCATACAAGTGCGTCGCCCAATCGAGCCTcccaaccatcatcacccttgTTGGTTTCATTTGTCGCTGGCCCAGGTGCCGACGGACGACGAAAGGCGTCGAGTAACTCTTCCAGTCTATCACACCAGTCAACTGCCGCATCTCTGCAGCCAGGTTCGGCATTCGAGATACCCAAGGTTCCCCCAAGCCTGCAAAAGGCCGCTACCACGGTCGCAGCATCGTCTCCAGTCCAGAGTCGCAGTGCGGCGCCACCTCCTCTGTCACTGTCTCCCCAAAAGACTATATCCACCCCACGACAGTCTAGCAATTCATCTGCCGGACGTTCGAGATCACTTACTGTGGGCTCTCAATCTCAGGACGGCAGTCCTGTTGCTTCTGACATAATGCACCATCATCGAAATCGGAGAAGCCAAGTCTTTGACATGTCACCGTCCTCATCAGATAACGAAGGCGAGAAGCATAACGCCCTTCTCCGAGTACAGAGGCGCAGACAGAGCTCAAGGCGGCTCTCGCAGATTGCCTTTGATGGAGGCCCTACTTTCCGGCCTCTCGATGTGCTGATTTGTGAAGATCACCCGGTATCTCGCATGGTAATGGAGAAATTGCTTGAAAAGTTGAGATGTCGTACAATATCCGTACCAAATGGGTCTGAAGCTGTTCGATACTCGATGAGTGAGATCAAGTTCGACGTCATTTTCCTCGAGTATCAGCTTCCTCAAATCAATGGAGCTGATGTGGCACGAATGATTCGGGAGACCAAGAATGCTAATTCTCACACACCGATTGTAGCCATTACAGCTTACCTCAAGGAGCTTCAAGCACCACATTACTTTGATTCATTAATCGAGAAGCCCATCAGCTCGTCCAAGCTTACTGAAGTTCTGCGCGGATTGTGTCAGTGGCGGCCCGAGTCACCAGGTCAATCATCAAGTATGCCACGCCCGATCCCAATGGGAATCCGCAAAGCCAACTCGCGACTTGAAGACAGTCCGACATCAGGCTCGTCCATCTTTGCGAGTCGACTGGGAAATGCAATGATGTCAAGTCGTGAGGACTCGATCACATCATCACTATTTGGTGATTCGGAATCTGTGACGACTGATGAGTTGCCGGTCGTTGTTAGTCGCAAGCCAACAAACGAATGGGACGAAGGTGGCTTGAACATCACAGACAATAACGATGCCTCTGACCCCCTAAGGAAGGGAGTACCTTCTCTCGTTGCTCAGCAATCCGCGCCGGCTCAGATGGAACACCGCCCACGAAGCAACGATAAGCTGAGAGGGCGACGAGAAGGCCCTGAACATAGAACTTTGGAGGGCACCGAAtcagctgatgatgaagacgaagaactGGGAAGTGGTCGAGAAAAGCACCACGGCCGCAATAGCCAGCAGATACTGAGCAAAGCCGGTCTGCCCAGCTCGAAGCTCGGCATTGAAATGATGCGGGCCAACAGTCACGATAGCTTGACAGTGGGTTCGGAAAGCACGCCTGAAGCTGTGACGCAAGTCGTGACCACGCCTTCAaaggagatggagactgGAGTTCTGGATGGTGAAGTGGTTGCAGAACCCACTGCACGTACTCCACCTGATGCAGGACTGAAGGCAGAAGGTGTTACACCCAATAAGGAGAAGGATGGAACAGACAGTGTAGACGCAACACCTCGGCCTTTAACGGTTGTCAAAGGAGATGACGATGGCGGCAATGATGGGGAAGCGACACCACGGCCAACTGAGAAATAAGAGTTCCCATATAGGCTCGGTGCATGGCATGAAATGAGCTACTGGGTACACATGGTCCACGAAGATGTACATGTTTCGCCCGGTATCTTGAAGTTGGAATTTCCTTTGTATCTATGAAATGCAGCGTGGCGTTTGAGCGATGACAAGTGAGTCGACTTGGACTGCGAATGAAGGCTTCGAATGCAAGCGATAGTTCGACGACTAAGGGGAAGGGTTTGCAGGCGAACAGACTGATCTGTGTGAGATGCTCCAGGGATTCCCGCAATATAGGAACTGGAGCTTCCCTTGACTTCGCTATAGTTGACATGTATTTCTTGGGGATGCGAACTATGCAAAGATGAGAAGGGGGCCATAAAAACTGAAGGGGATAAAAACAACAAGAAAAAACCAGGATGCAGCTACTGGTGCATGGAGACTTTGGCCCCGGCTACAAATATAAAAGAGGTGGTGCCTGTGAATGTTTGGAGTGGCGTTGAAACAATATAGCAGATATAAAGGCCATGGCTGTGGATTTGATCATAACTAGGTACTCAATTGTTTCTACATTCACTTGCTATGTTAGTCTTGATCTGACTAAACGCACACATAATGTCACCAGCCCAGCATACCACAGCGAGCATTTGAGATTAGTAGGTATACTGCGCACGCAATGCCGATGTCTTGTACTGGTGGGTGTGGTTTTGCAATTCTCAAAAACGTATCATGGCCGCAAGACCAAAGTAGCTGGAACAGAATTAACGAAGGAGAAAGATACCTGAGGTAATCATAGTGTATGATTGTTTCATCTTAGCCCATAGTAATAAGTCCAGTCAAAGCCAAAAGCAAAGGAAATGTGAAGAGGGGGGCATTGAACATAAGGTAGCGTGGGGTCTGTAGTCATGAGTGAATCTTGTGTCGAGGCAGCTTCGACAACAAATGGCAATCAAGTACATGGTTTCATTGTGCAGGGGGTTGTGGGAGTGCTATCCACCAACTCAGTATGCATACGTGTTATGGTTATTACAAAATGGGGGAAGGATGGAGAAGTTGAGAGGGGGGCATACAGCAGGAGGGTGGATAAGATATTCGAGTTGCTTGCAcaaggtacatacataccttagtaactacctaggtaccttacgtAGGCAGGCAGGCATCTGGGACGCCAGGTTATCTGTCACCAATATTTGGTGACGAGATGGTTATTGTAAGTGTTGCATCGTCAGAAACGCATAGACGGCCATCACTCGATGGCCAGTTATTTGACGGCTACATGATACCGATACAAGGAATGAactggagaaagagaaatgtAACGCACGCGACAAGTTTCTAGATGCATACAAAAAAGCTCTCGGTATAAGATTGTGGACTAGTTGGTGTCTGGCTTTTTGTTAGCTCATCTCGTCACGGGCTGCCTGTCtcaggtacctacctaacctGTGTAGCCTGTTACCTATCCTACCTTTAGAGAGCAAGAGAATATGAGACTCGAGCTTAGGgtgataaaataaactccacAAAGGGTATCTTGAACTCATCCTAAGTTTATGCTGAATTACCTtaatctttttgtcacttaggcTCAAGGTCCCAAGTTTTAATTTCCTCCCCGGTTCGACCTATCCATACAAAGGTTGTCAAGATGAGCTGAGGGGGAGTGACTCGACAGATGCGATGCAGTACGTAAAAGATTACAGGCTACCTACTAACCTCACGGAGAGGAAGCGGGGTCTGGTTAGCAGCGATGGAGGCATTTGTCTTTTTTTACCGGTTACCTAGGCCGCCACGAAGAAGTCTCGCAGGTTTATGCCAGGCAGTTAGTTACCTAAGTTGGGATCGACGCagaaaattaagcttttgtTTAGCTTTTACTCTTAAAGTAACAAGATGTAAATACGGTAAAATAAGGGAAGCAGGGAGGGCTTGATTCAGCACGTGAATTGAGTTGGGCTGTGTGAGTGACTGTGTGGGAAGGTTGCATTGACCAAAGGCTATGCATGGGCAACCAGGCACCTCAGACGAGAGAGACAGAAAGACCAACGAACGACCTCACACGACCTCTTTCCGCATTAGGTGGACGTCGTCAAAAGAGGACCCGCCAGATGTACTTTTGTACCTTCTCTCCAGTTTTTCATGCAGCGAATTTTTCCTGAATATACCCTATTTAGGCTTAGGGCACCAATGCCGAGACGCGCAGCTGCGGCTCCCGACAGCGCCGAGGCGGGAAATGGAAATAgcagaaaaaggaaagactTGGCATCGGTTGACATGTATCAAAGGGAAACAGACAACGAGGAAGACAAGCCAGAGAGCCGAACACCCGTGATATGTACTGACTGATGGGGTATGCATGgattaaaactattaatcTCCCGGTGTCTGGAATAGGACACCGAAAGGGAAAAAGaattatgtatgtatgtatgtatgtataaaaaaaaaaaaaaaagtaaaagtaaaaggtgGGAGGGAGCTAAAAGGGCCGTAAAATGAGTGGTGCGGAACGCGAGCATTCAGAACGCATCGAAACAACAGAAGCTCAATGGCTGAACAAGGATTTTAGAGGGTCAAGACCCTGACTCTCTCAACTCTTTGAATGCAATGATGCGAGTTTTTTTTTCCAGCAGAGATCGGCCTCGTAGGCTCGTTCCCTGCCAACGGCGTCGGCCGAAACAAGTCAGGCGGGTCTCGTAGATGCCGTTTTATCCGGGTCCGCTCCTGGTGTTTTGCAGTCTCTGCCTGTCTCTTGCGCGCTTTTGCTCGCGTGCGTAGCTGCCCTCTCAAGATAATGAGCGAACCCCAGGTTTTTCCTTGTCCGAATTGGATCCTCCTCTTGCAACCGTCCAGCCTGTTACGCTTCGGTGTCGAAAACGTGCTTCTCTCCAAGCCTCCCGTCGATTTGTGTGAGCCTCATCCGTCAAATTCAATCGGGTACGGCACATTAGTCTGTTACAAATCTGTAAATAACAACGTCATTGCTTCTGGTATCGTCATATACTATTCAACTTTGGAGTTGACCTTGATATTGCCCAATCCCCTGCCCTCGCGCTGCATTGTGCACTCTCAGACGCCAATAACATTGCATATCCTTTATGCGCACATCTCCAAACTAGTACAACAATCGGCTGTCCGTGGCTCAGCATCTGGCCTGGATCTCTCGGCTTTGCGATGGATAAGGGCATGACCCAACCGGCGGCGGATCTCATCACGCATTGCCCACCCAATGCCATGTCACCCA
This region includes:
- a CDS encoding hypothetical protein (EggNog:ENOG41) is translated as MVSPSGAILAPPAVASLRAQQTTAMERSLSQDIREEREELREAAEQTLNTIVDLNLDGTIKWVSPSWTDVVGTQFETVSGLPISDLIVSDNKNVFTEVVESMKKDDSRSHRVRFAVNIGPLSKLLPIDDLENDPENEQSHAVDLEAQGIMVYDSVSGGESHTMWMIRPWIAPREIKIDLPNVIVDSLGSGAEVLASYLTQLAESGLDDPEQQEPPPPVLCRICERQIPRWWFEKHTDLCLQEHRAEMDVQMAQESLTEHRHSIVKVLDALEARKSRSLAGDQTPVPVAEYKGLPIGPPPSTQSSPGSSLPRSRERSGGLGHTRARSFAIRRPQARIVELLMDLCDTAIEISTPAIKESSTQQSGDFRTQSPQSESRISQVLQWQSPSTNTLEQEQGLALLCADTEKVARNKVDAVFRHRKIIEYAERIRIELACLVQDCIDEALRKAARIANGELTDSTEEERLNSEYEQCDTCDEGTGDDDIPPEPLVSEPQHLLQRGSESFTEPLSNPSVLATALRQMNLSENKDRSRPTSFVASTRSSSPKECPTPRSHFGGQSSLGVQARDTRRDSVYLEGDFLDSEGSFRSSSVASRNAPRTESPISEFGDLRRAASTRRRHRRSLILPGTSSPHRQESPSRPGQPSSPLRIKARGFPMSQEGVVSPEASPMLPGSDFSSPATHSHRHHRRQSSAAISDFVMKPPPSPRLGANQAPPQPRPTQPSIKDFEIIKPISKGAFGSVYLSKKKSTGEYFAIKVLKKADMVAKNQVGNVKAERAIMMWQGESDFVAKLYWTFSSKDYLYLVMEYLNGGDCASLIKVLGGLPEEWVKKYLGEVVLGVEHLHSRGIIHRDLKPDNLLIDQKGHLKLTDFGLSRLGLVGRQKRALNSENSDGTPDLLKQGPFARSASIASSRSASLDLHGHTHSPGQTPQMTPEVGSLAQPSYFSLGQETRRVSGTHRSDSGGSETLARMVTNFSLHDAEIASQSNSVRSPLDEEAVAQGSPDLPMSVGSRMSMDSHVRNSLPLSNMMPPPMALFNPEDTNRRFVGTPDYLAPETIKGDKQDETSDWWSVGCILFEFLYGIPPFHAGEAEEVFENILARKIQWPDENECEPISEEAKDLINKLLCMEPHQRLGSNRDDKFASGGEEIRHHPWFQDVNWETLLEDEAQFVPQPENPEDTEYFDARGAVLQSFAEEMEDQASPQSSAAGSEYAERPHDALSRVRSQVNSINRKLMPLHIPPHVRDLKSRRLSEPVAMDDFGSFSFKNLPVLEKANKDVIQKLRAEALATQSKGTSVSPGAPSNVISPGPSLEGSPVLSNPVSRTISNAKATNRAQSPSGFGHTSASPNRASQPSSPLLVSFVAGPGADGRRKASSNSSSLSHQSTAASLQPGSAFEIPKVPPSLQKAATTVAASSPVQSRSAAPPPLSLSPQKTISTPRQSSNSSAGRSRSLTVGSQSQDGSPVASDIMHHHRNRRSQVFDMSPSSSDNEGEKHNALLRVQRRRQSSRRLSQIAFDGGPTFRPLDVLICEDHPVSRMVMEKLLEKLRCRTISVPNGSEAVRYSMSEIKFDVIFLEYQLPQINGADVARMIRETKNANSHTPIVAITAYLKELQAPHYFDSLIEKPISSSKLTEVLRGLCQWRPESPGQSSSMPRPIPMGIRKANSRLEDSPTSGSSIFASRLGNAMMSSREDSITSSLFGDSESVTTDELPVVVSRKPTNEWDEGGLNITDNNDASDPLRKGVPSLVAQQSAPAQMEHRPRSNDKLRGRREGPEHRTLEGTESADDEDEELGSGREKHHGRNSQQILSKAGLPSSKLGIEMMRANSHDSLTVGSESTPEAVTQVVTTPSKEMETGVLDGEVVAEPTARTPPDAGLKAEGVTPNKEKDGTDSVDATPRPLTVVKGDDDGGNDGEATPRPTEK